In the genome of Catenulispora sp. MAP5-51, one region contains:
- a CDS encoding DUF6084 family protein yields the protein MSELAFTVLDISPEPYAAAPNLAARLRITEATGERVHAIALRCQVQIEPRRRAYTGEEKTDLADLFGAPARWGETLRPVVWTQASTMVQGFTGSVDVDLPLPCTYDFEVAAAKYLQALAGDDVPLTLLFSGTVFTRGLNGFGVEQIPWHLEASHRMPIRVWRELMDAHFPNTGWIRVDRETLRRLGRYRSERALTDWGQVFDALLPADELETSR from the coding sequence GTGAGCGAGCTTGCCTTCACCGTGCTGGACATCAGCCCGGAGCCGTACGCGGCCGCGCCGAACCTGGCCGCCCGCCTGCGGATCACCGAGGCCACCGGCGAGCGCGTCCACGCGATCGCGCTGCGCTGCCAGGTCCAGATCGAGCCGCGCCGCCGCGCCTACACCGGCGAGGAGAAGACCGACCTCGCCGACCTGTTCGGCGCGCCGGCGCGCTGGGGCGAGACGCTGCGGCCGGTGGTCTGGACGCAGGCCTCGACGATGGTGCAGGGCTTCACCGGCTCGGTGGACGTCGACCTGCCGCTGCCGTGCACCTACGACTTCGAGGTCGCCGCCGCCAAGTACCTGCAGGCCCTGGCGGGCGACGACGTCCCGCTGACCCTGCTGTTCAGCGGCACGGTGTTCACCCGGGGCCTGAACGGCTTCGGCGTGGAGCAGATCCCCTGGCACCTGGAGGCCTCGCACCGCATGCCGATCCGCGTTTGGCGCGAGCTGATGGACGCCCACTTCCCGAACACCGGCTGGATCCGCGTCGACCGCGAGACGCTGCGCCGCCTGGGCCGCTACCGGTCCGAGCGCGCGCTGACCGACTGGGGCCAGGTCTTCGACGCGCTGCTGCCGGCCGACGAGTTGGAGACTTCGCGATGA
- a CDS encoding DUF5947 family protein has protein sequence MNHPTPAPVESTDALAALRRIRATRPKAHPEVPSVIERCELCAVPVSAEHRHVVNLDSRALLCACRPCSLLFEYQGAELSYRTVPDRHLALPPLPRQQWDSLEVPVGLAFIFRNSRQERTVVCYPGPAGATEADLPTDASEAFAEAVPDVEAVLVRAREDGFDRFVVPIDACYALVGHLRVLWRGFDGGSEAHARVAEFFADIERKAVRPA, from the coding sequence ATGAACCATCCGACACCCGCGCCGGTTGAGAGCACCGACGCGCTGGCCGCGCTCCGCCGCATCCGCGCGACCAGGCCCAAGGCGCACCCCGAGGTCCCGAGCGTCATCGAGCGCTGCGAGCTGTGCGCGGTCCCGGTCTCGGCCGAGCACCGCCACGTCGTCAACCTCGACAGCCGCGCGCTGCTGTGCGCCTGCCGCCCCTGCTCGCTGCTGTTCGAGTACCAGGGCGCCGAACTGTCCTATCGCACCGTCCCCGACCGCCACCTCGCCCTGCCGCCGCTGCCCCGGCAGCAGTGGGACAGCCTCGAGGTCCCGGTCGGGCTGGCCTTCATCTTCCGCAACTCCCGGCAGGAGCGCACCGTCGTCTGCTATCCGGGCCCGGCCGGCGCCACCGAGGCCGATCTGCCCACCGACGCCTCCGAGGCGTTCGCCGAAGCCGTCCCCGACGTCGAGGCCGTCCTGGTCCGGGCGCGCGAGGACGGGTTCGACCGCTTCGTCGTCCCCATCGATGCCTGCTACGCCCTGGTCGGCCACCTGCGCGTGCTGTGGCGCGGTTTCGACGGCGGCTCCGAGGCCCACGCCCGCGTCGCGGAGTTCTTCGCCGACATCGAGCGCAAGGCGGTGCGACCGGCGTGA
- a CDS encoding HypC/HybG/HupF family hydrogenase formation chaperone — protein MSAAADAVAGAAAGAAGAAAGAAQPGFGACSGEAGGDGECLTCGDVAIPLTVVEVAGADARCRDEAGRTETVAVELVGPVGVGDRLLVHAGVAIEVLRPELPSPETLPPEMPPPEPEA, from the coding sequence GTGAGCGCCGCGGCCGACGCTGTCGCCGGTGCTGCCGCCGGTGCTGCTGGTGCTGCTGCCGGCGCCGCACAGCCCGGGTTCGGCGCCTGCTCGGGCGAGGCCGGCGGCGACGGCGAGTGCCTGACGTGCGGCGACGTCGCGATCCCGCTGACCGTGGTCGAGGTCGCCGGCGCCGACGCGCGCTGCCGCGACGAGGCCGGGCGCACCGAGACGGTCGCCGTGGAGCTGGTCGGGCCGGTCGGGGTGGGGGACCGGCTGCTGGTGCACGCCGGTGTCGCGATCGAGGTGCTGCGGCCCGAGTTGCCGTCGCCGGAGACCCTGCCGCCCGAGATGCCGCCGCCCGAGCCGGAAGCCTAG
- a CDS encoding hydrogenase expression protein HypE, with amino-acid sequence MPAAQAAPAEETVIHVLWLNAGLSCDGDSVALTAASQPSIEEIALGALPGLPKVAVHWPLIDFECGPAGGADDFLEWFRKADRGELEPFVLVVEGSIPNESIKDEGYWAAFGTDPKTGQPITTSEWVTRLAPKATVVLAVGTCATYGGIHAMSGNPTGAMGVPDFLGWDWTSKAGIPIVCVPGCPIQPDNLSETITYLLYQASGQAPMIPLDDALRPAWLFGATVHEGCDRGGYYEQGEFADSYGEPTCLVKLGCWGPVVKCNVPKRGWMGGIGGCPNVGGICIGCTMPGFPDKFMPFMDAPPGAVVSTTASKAYGKVIRNLRSITTKTVDAEPKWRRPGPKLTTGAKRTW; translated from the coding sequence ATGCCGGCAGCCCAAGCGGCCCCCGCTGAGGAGACCGTGATCCATGTCCTGTGGCTCAACGCCGGGCTCAGTTGCGACGGAGACTCCGTCGCGCTGACGGCCGCGAGCCAGCCCAGCATCGAGGAGATCGCGCTCGGCGCCCTGCCGGGCCTGCCGAAGGTGGCCGTGCACTGGCCGCTGATCGATTTCGAGTGCGGACCCGCCGGCGGCGCGGACGACTTCCTGGAGTGGTTCCGCAAGGCCGACCGGGGCGAGCTGGAGCCGTTCGTGCTCGTCGTGGAGGGCTCGATCCCCAACGAGTCGATCAAGGACGAGGGCTACTGGGCCGCGTTCGGCACCGACCCCAAGACCGGGCAGCCGATCACCACCTCGGAGTGGGTGACCCGGCTGGCGCCGAAGGCGACCGTGGTGCTCGCGGTCGGCACCTGCGCCACCTACGGCGGCATCCACGCCATGTCCGGCAACCCCACCGGCGCCATGGGCGTCCCGGACTTCCTGGGCTGGGACTGGACCTCCAAGGCCGGCATCCCGATCGTGTGCGTGCCGGGCTGCCCGATCCAGCCGGACAACCTGTCCGAGACCATCACCTACCTGCTCTACCAGGCCAGCGGCCAGGCCCCGATGATCCCGCTGGACGACGCGCTGCGGCCGGCCTGGCTGTTCGGCGCGACCGTGCACGAGGGCTGCGACCGCGGCGGCTACTACGAGCAGGGCGAGTTCGCCGACTCCTACGGCGAGCCGACGTGCCTGGTCAAGCTCGGCTGCTGGGGCCCGGTGGTGAAGTGCAACGTGCCCAAGCGCGGCTGGATGGGCGGCATCGGCGGCTGCCCGAACGTCGGCGGCATCTGCATCGGCTGCACCATGCCCGGCTTCCCGGACAAGTTCATGCCGTTCATGGACGCCCCGCCCGGAGCGGTCGTGTCCACCACCGCCTCCAAGGCCTACGGCAAGGTGATCCGCAATCTGCGCTCGATCACCACCAAGACCGTCGACGCCGAACCGAAGTGGCGCCGTCCCGGACCCAAGCTGACCACCGGCGCCAAGCGCACCTGGTGA
- a CDS encoding nickel-dependent hydrogenase large subunit: MTATTSKGSKASGDGLVEMAWDPITRIVGSLGIYTKIDFKNATVAECHSTSSIFRGYSLFMKGKDPRDAHFITSRICGICGDNHATCSCYAQNMAYGVKPPHLGEWIVNLGEAAEYMFDHNIFQENLVGVDYCERMVKETNPSVLAKAENTPAPGAEAHGYKTIADIMRALNPFSGEFYREALQVSRSTREMFCLMEGRHVHPSTLYAGGVGTVATVQLMTDYLSRLMRYVEFMKKVVPMHDDLFDFFYEALPGYENVGLRRTLLGCWGSFQDPEYCNFSYADMSDWGRKMFVTPGVVVDGKLVTNDLVDINLGIRILLGSSYYEDWNDQETFVSHDPLGNPVDRRHPWNQHTNPRPGKRDLEDKYSWVMSPRWYDGKDYLALDTGGGPLARLWSTALSGLVDTGYVKATGHSVQIELPKTALKPAVTFEWKIPKWSNTLERNRARTYFQAYAAACALHFAEKALAEIRAGRTQTWEKFEVPNEAISCGFTEAVRGVLSHHMVIRDGKIANYHPYPPTPWNASPRDSYGTPGPYEDAVQDQPLFEENRGDAFKGIDVMRTVRSFDPCLPCGVHMYLGGGKTLQKLHTPTMATPE, encoded by the coding sequence ATGACCGCCACGACCAGCAAGGGCAGCAAAGCCTCCGGCGACGGCCTCGTGGAGATGGCCTGGGACCCGATCACCCGGATCGTGGGCAGCCTCGGCATCTACACGAAGATCGACTTCAAGAACGCGACCGTGGCCGAGTGCCACAGCACGTCCTCGATCTTCCGCGGCTACAGCCTGTTCATGAAGGGCAAGGACCCGCGCGACGCGCACTTCATCACCAGCCGCATCTGCGGCATCTGCGGCGACAACCACGCCACCTGCTCCTGCTACGCGCAGAACATGGCCTACGGCGTGAAGCCGCCGCACCTCGGCGAGTGGATCGTGAACCTCGGCGAGGCCGCGGAGTACATGTTCGACCACAACATCTTCCAGGAGAACCTGGTCGGCGTGGACTACTGCGAGCGGATGGTCAAGGAGACCAACCCCTCGGTGCTGGCCAAGGCCGAGAACACCCCGGCCCCCGGCGCCGAGGCGCACGGCTACAAGACCATCGCCGACATCATGCGGGCCCTGAACCCCTTCAGCGGCGAGTTCTACCGCGAGGCGCTGCAGGTCAGCCGCTCCACGCGGGAGATGTTCTGCCTGATGGAAGGGCGCCACGTGCACCCCTCCACGCTGTACGCCGGCGGCGTCGGCACCGTGGCGACCGTCCAGCTGATGACGGACTACCTGTCCCGGCTGATGCGCTATGTGGAGTTCATGAAGAAGGTCGTGCCGATGCACGACGACCTGTTCGACTTCTTCTACGAGGCGTTGCCGGGCTATGAGAACGTCGGCCTGCGCCGCACCCTGCTGGGTTGCTGGGGCTCCTTCCAGGACCCCGAGTACTGCAACTTCTCCTACGCGGACATGAGCGACTGGGGCCGCAAGATGTTCGTCACCCCCGGCGTCGTGGTCGACGGCAAGCTCGTCACCAACGACCTGGTGGACATCAACCTCGGCATCCGCATCCTGCTCGGCAGCTCCTACTACGAGGACTGGAACGACCAGGAGACCTTCGTCAGCCACGACCCCCTGGGCAACCCGGTGGACCGCCGGCACCCCTGGAACCAGCACACCAACCCGCGTCCGGGCAAGCGGGACCTGGAGGACAAGTACAGCTGGGTGATGTCCCCGCGCTGGTACGACGGCAAGGACTACCTGGCCCTGGACACCGGCGGCGGCCCGCTGGCCCGGCTGTGGTCCACCGCGCTGTCCGGGCTCGTCGACACCGGGTACGTCAAGGCCACCGGGCACAGCGTGCAGATCGAGCTGCCCAAGACGGCGCTCAAGCCCGCGGTGACCTTCGAGTGGAAGATCCCGAAGTGGAGCAACACCCTGGAGCGCAACCGCGCCCGGACCTACTTCCAGGCCTACGCCGCGGCCTGCGCACTGCACTTCGCCGAGAAGGCGCTCGCCGAGATCCGCGCCGGCCGCACCCAGACCTGGGAGAAGTTCGAGGTCCCGAACGAGGCCATCAGCTGCGGCTTCACCGAGGCCGTGCGCGGCGTGCTCTCGCACCACATGGTGATCCGCGACGGCAAGATCGCGAACTACCACCCGTACCCGCCGACGCCGTGGAACGCCAGCCCGCGCGACTCCTACGGCACGCCCGGACCGTACGAGGACGCGGTCCAGGACCAGCCGCTGTTCGAGGAGAACAGGGGCGACGCGTTCAAGGGCATCGACGTGATGCGCACAGTGCGCAGCTTCGACCCCTGCCTGCCTTGCGGGGTGCACATGTACCTCGGCGGCGGCAAGACCCTGCAGAAGCTGCACACGCCGACGATGGCGACGCCCGAGTGA
- a CDS encoding HypC/HybG/HupF family hydrogenase formation chaperone, with product MCLAIPGQVAELLPDTDDQLAVIDVVGVKRKINIGLLEPGTLAPGDWVLIHVGFAMSKVDEKQAAEALAVLEMMGQAFDEELQAVAESDPV from the coding sequence GTGTGCCTGGCGATCCCCGGACAGGTCGCGGAGCTGCTTCCCGACACCGATGACCAGCTGGCCGTGATCGACGTGGTCGGCGTGAAGCGCAAGATCAACATCGGCCTGCTGGAGCCCGGCACGCTGGCGCCGGGGGACTGGGTCCTGATCCACGTCGGCTTCGCGATGTCCAAGGTCGACGAGAAGCAGGCCGCCGAGGCGCTGGCGGTGCTGGAGATGATGGGCCAGGCCTTCGACGAGGAGCTGCAGGCCGTCGCCGAATCGGATCCGGTGTGA
- the hypD gene encoding hydrogenase formation protein HypD, which produces MRFVDEYRDPDLARVLSAQIAALAEPGRHYKFMEVCGGHTHAIYRYGVHDLLPENIELVHGPGCPVCVIPMGRVDDGIALAEQPGVILTCFGDMMRVPGGRGSFLEANARGTDIRMVYSPLDALRIARENPDRQVVFYAIGFETTAPSTALTVLRAEQEGIENFSVMCSHVTIIPAIKAILDSPDLRLDAFIGPGHVSTVIGCRPYEFIAREHGKPVVCAGFEPLDVLQSVHMIMKQLAEGRSEVENQYGRVVRWDGNELALKSLSKVFELRPFFEWRGLGSIPQSALRFTEAYARFDAEQRYALPGVRVADPKACQCGEVLKGVLKPWECKVFGTACTPETPIGTCMVSSEGACAAYYNFGQYSRQRLDLQVL; this is translated from the coding sequence ATGCGCTTTGTCGACGAATACCGCGACCCGGACCTGGCCCGCGTGCTGTCGGCGCAGATCGCCGCGCTGGCCGAGCCCGGGCGGCACTACAAGTTCATGGAGGTCTGCGGCGGCCACACGCACGCGATCTACCGCTACGGCGTGCACGACCTGCTGCCGGAGAACATCGAGCTCGTCCACGGCCCGGGCTGCCCGGTGTGCGTGATCCCGATGGGCCGCGTCGACGACGGCATCGCCCTGGCCGAGCAGCCCGGCGTGATCCTGACGTGCTTCGGGGACATGATGCGGGTGCCCGGCGGGCGCGGCTCGTTCCTGGAGGCCAACGCGCGCGGCACCGACATCCGCATGGTGTACTCGCCGCTGGACGCGCTGCGCATCGCCCGGGAGAACCCGGACCGGCAGGTCGTCTTCTACGCCATCGGCTTCGAGACCACCGCGCCCTCGACCGCGCTGACCGTCCTGCGCGCGGAGCAGGAGGGCATCGAGAACTTCTCGGTGATGTGCAGCCACGTCACGATCATCCCGGCGATCAAGGCCATCCTGGACTCGCCGGACCTGCGCCTGGACGCCTTCATCGGGCCCGGCCACGTCTCCACGGTCATCGGGTGCCGGCCGTACGAGTTCATCGCGCGCGAGCACGGCAAGCCGGTGGTCTGCGCGGGGTTCGAGCCGCTGGACGTGCTGCAGTCCGTCCACATGATCATGAAGCAGCTCGCCGAGGGCCGCAGCGAGGTGGAGAACCAGTACGGCCGCGTCGTGCGCTGGGATGGCAACGAGCTGGCGCTGAAGTCGCTGAGCAAGGTCTTCGAGCTGCGGCCGTTCTTCGAGTGGCGCGGCCTGGGCTCCATCCCGCAGTCGGCGCTGCGGTTCACCGAGGCCTACGCGCGCTTCGACGCCGAGCAGCGGTACGCCCTGCCCGGCGTCCGCGTCGCCGACCCGAAGGCGTGCCAGTGCGGCGAGGTGCTCAAGGGCGTGCTGAAACCGTGGGAGTGCAAGGTGTTCGGCACCGCCTGCACCCCCGAGACGCCGATCGGCACCTGCATGGTCTCCTCCGAGGGGGCCTGCGCCGCCTACTACAACTTCGGGCAGTACTCGCGGCAGCGCCTCGACCTGCAAGTGCTCTGA
- a CDS encoding hydrogenase maturation nickel metallochaperone HypA — MHEIGYCAGVLEAVERRAAGRPVARIGVLVGALHRISPAAFEQSFQLVADGGVASGARTEVAIAPVRASCTACPAAFESTEASPACPDCHSTQVATQGGDELVLQWVEYTEAQDGAAAREHAGPVPVAVREDH, encoded by the coding sequence ATGCACGAGATCGGATACTGCGCCGGGGTCCTGGAGGCCGTGGAGCGGCGCGCGGCCGGGCGTCCCGTGGCCCGGATCGGCGTCCTGGTCGGGGCCCTGCACCGGATCTCGCCGGCCGCGTTCGAGCAGTCGTTCCAGCTGGTCGCCGACGGCGGCGTCGCCTCCGGCGCGCGCACCGAGGTGGCGATCGCGCCGGTGCGCGCCAGCTGCACCGCGTGCCCGGCGGCGTTCGAGAGCACGGAGGCCTCGCCCGCGTGCCCGGACTGCCACAGCACGCAGGTGGCCACCCAGGGCGGCGACGAGCTGGTCCTGCAGTGGGTGGAGTACACCGAGGCGCAGGACGGCGCCGCCGCGCGCGAGCACGCCGGACCCGTCCCGGTCGCCGTGCGAGAGGACCACTGA
- the hypE gene encoding hydrogenase expression/formation protein HypE, with protein sequence MPKVLTEEEVGARIEEMRRRPQRFRDERITMAHGAGGKASRALVEGLVVPLLGEHAPAALGDAAELKADGTALAFTTDSFVVRPLSFPGGTIGELAVNGTVNDLAVSGARPLALSLAMILEEGLAASVLEEQVRAIAAAAAAAGVPIATGDTKVVERGKCDGMYLTTAGVGIQRPDATLAPERVRPGDKVLVSGTIGDHGVAIMLARGGLDLQAQVRSDTRSLWPVAAALLDACGTAAHCLRDATRGGVATVLNEIAAAAEVGVLIAEDRVPIRPEVTGACEILGIDPLYVANEGKLVAFVAPEAADAALEALRRTEGGADAALIGEVRDEPPGRVLGRTGFGGHRIIDVLVGDPLPRIC encoded by the coding sequence ATGCCGAAGGTCCTCACCGAGGAAGAGGTCGGCGCCCGCATCGAGGAGATGCGCCGCCGCCCCCAGCGCTTCCGCGACGAGCGCATCACCATGGCCCACGGCGCCGGCGGCAAGGCGAGCCGCGCCCTGGTCGAGGGCCTGGTGGTGCCGCTGCTGGGGGAGCACGCCCCGGCGGCCCTGGGCGACGCGGCCGAGCTGAAGGCGGACGGCACCGCGCTGGCCTTCACCACGGACTCCTTCGTGGTCCGCCCGCTGAGCTTCCCCGGCGGCACCATCGGCGAACTGGCCGTCAACGGCACCGTCAACGACCTCGCGGTCAGCGGCGCCCGCCCCCTGGCCCTGTCCCTGGCGATGATCCTGGAGGAAGGCCTGGCCGCGTCCGTCCTGGAGGAGCAGGTCCGCGCCATCGCCGCGGCGGCCGCAGCCGCGGGCGTCCCGATCGCGACCGGCGACACGAAGGTCGTCGAACGCGGCAAGTGCGACGGCATGTACCTGACCACCGCCGGCGTCGGCATCCAACGCCCCGACGCGACCCTGGCCCCCGAACGCGTCCGCCCCGGCGACAAGGTCCTGGTCTCCGGCACCATCGGCGACCACGGCGTGGCCATCATGCTCGCCCGCGGCGGCCTGGACCTCCAGGCGCAGGTCCGCAGCGACACCCGCAGCCTGTGGCCGGTGGCCGCGGCGCTCCTCGACGCCTGCGGCACCGCCGCGCACTGCCTGCGCGACGCGACCCGCGGCGGCGTGGCGACGGTCCTCAACGAGATCGCGGCGGCCGCCGAGGTCGGCGTCCTGATCGCCGAGGACCGCGTCCCGATCCGCCCGGAGGTGACAGGAGCCTGCGAGATCCTCGGCATCGACCCCCTCTACGTGGCCAACGAAGGCAAACTCGTCGCCTTCGTAGCCCCCGAAGCCGCCGACGCGGCCCTGGAGGCGTTGCGCCGCACCGAAGGCGGCGCCGACGCCGCCCTGATCGGCGAGGTGCGCGACGAACCGCCGGGACGGGTGCTCGGGCGGACGGGGTTCGGGGGGCATCGGATCATTGATGTGCTGGTGGGGGATCCGCTGCCGCGGATTTGCTGA
- a CDS encoding hydrogenase maturation protease: MSPETPRVLVAGIGNVFLGDDGFGSEVARRLAAEPLPENVTVTDYGIRGMHLAFDLLDGYDVLLLVDALPHGAAPGDVTVLQVGEEDLGSGEFDAHGMSPVAVLGSLGSLGGRLPPRTFVVGCEPADVGEGIGLSPAVAAAMDTALSAIRVLIPGDPVDLTSIAKGV, translated from the coding sequence ATGAGCCCGGAGACCCCGCGCGTCCTGGTCGCCGGCATCGGCAACGTCTTCCTCGGCGACGACGGCTTCGGCTCCGAGGTGGCCCGGCGTCTGGCCGCCGAGCCGCTGCCGGAGAACGTGACCGTGACCGACTACGGCATCCGCGGCATGCACCTGGCGTTCGACCTGCTCGACGGGTACGACGTCCTGCTGCTGGTCGACGCGCTGCCGCACGGCGCCGCGCCCGGGGACGTGACCGTCCTGCAGGTCGGCGAGGAGGACCTCGGCTCCGGCGAGTTCGACGCGCACGGCATGAGCCCGGTCGCGGTCCTGGGCTCGCTGGGCTCCCTCGGCGGCCGGCTGCCGCCGCGGACGTTCGTCGTCGGCTGCGAGCCGGCGGACGTCGGGGAGGGCATCGGCCTGTCCCCGGCGGTGGCCGCGGCGATGGACACCGCGCTTTCGGCCATCCGGGTGCTAATCCCCGGCGACCCGGTAGACCTCACCAGCATCGCGAAAGGTGTGTGA
- a CDS encoding NifU family protein encodes MENATATATATAETDADRLVEVGERIERVLEQGDPARPVARDEARDLLRLVTDLYGAGLERLLAIADEAGALDDALLSRLAADSLVGSLLLVHGLHPDSVEQRVARALDELRPQLERHEVEVDADTTEEGTVLLRVTGAGGCASTSEALVGSIRAAVEDAAPDAVVKVETARAAAGTFISLDSLMTGLHVNPVRA; translated from the coding sequence ATGGAGAACGCCACCGCAACCGCCACCGCGACGGCAGAAACCGACGCGGACCGGCTCGTCGAGGTCGGCGAACGGATCGAGCGGGTCCTCGAACAGGGGGATCCCGCTCGGCCGGTCGCCCGCGACGAGGCGCGGGACCTGCTGCGCCTGGTCACCGACCTCTACGGCGCCGGCCTGGAACGCCTCCTGGCGATCGCCGACGAGGCCGGCGCCCTGGACGACGCCCTGCTGTCCCGCCTGGCCGCCGACTCGCTCGTCGGCAGCCTGCTGTTGGTGCACGGACTGCACCCCGACAGCGTCGAACAGCGGGTGGCCCGCGCCCTTGACGAGCTCCGGCCCCAGCTGGAACGCCACGAAGTCGAGGTCGATGCCGACACGACCGAGGAGGGCACGGTGCTCCTGCGCGTCACGGGGGCCGGCGGCTGCGCCTCGACATCCGAAGCGCTGGTCGGCAGCATCCGGGCAGCGGTCGAGGATGCCGCGCCGGACGCGGTGGTGAAGGTCGAGACGGCGCGCGCCGCCGCCGGGACGTTCATCTCGCTGGACTCGCTGATGACCGGCCTGCACGTGAACCCGGTGCGAGCATGA